One window from the genome of Sphaerotilus microaerophilus encodes:
- a CDS encoding AmpG family muropeptide MFS transporter gives MSASPPPPRPVATSPAALSQGHLLLRSWRFAVVLVLGFASGLPLALTGQAMQAWLSLEGIDVATIGFLSLVGLPYTFKFLWAPLMDRFDLPWLGRRRGWLVLSQLALAGALLAMAATPPKHAVQAFALLAVLVAFLSATQDVVIDAYGTDLLPGAERGMGSSLKVLGYRLAMILSGGVALIWTDPANALVGAAAGAGAAWSWPQVYRLMALIMLGAAALSAVALPRLPEPPPSDGVARQDVIGFAAVVAAVAVGYLVTDRAFGPAASALLGPLLEGTALTPLLRQRWTDLLALLAGIAFTLPLAAWAARRARFATLLSGLANYFAQPGAWAFLAFVVLYKLGDAFAGSLMTPFLLKSMAYGSAEVGVVNKVIGLWLTIGGALLGGALMLRLGLWRALFLFGLLQAASNLGFWWLAVNGRGVLPGLTVPAFDWGVLHLAQPTAVDGGLLMVIAFENLSGGMGTAAFVAFLMSLTSQRFSATQYALLSAFASVGRVWVGPLAGVLAESIGWPTFFLVSTAAALPALAMIWRLRATVQALEPDAARA, from the coding sequence ATGTCCGCCTCGCCCCCGCCACCCCGGCCCGTTGCCACCAGCCCTGCCGCCCTGTCCCAGGGGCACCTGCTGCTGCGCAGCTGGCGCTTCGCGGTGGTGCTGGTGCTGGGCTTTGCCTCCGGGCTGCCGCTGGCGCTCACCGGCCAGGCGATGCAGGCCTGGCTGAGCCTGGAGGGGATCGACGTGGCAACGATCGGCTTCCTCAGCCTGGTCGGCCTGCCCTACACCTTCAAGTTCCTCTGGGCGCCGCTGATGGACCGCTTCGACCTGCCCTGGCTGGGCCGGCGGCGCGGCTGGCTGGTGCTGAGCCAGCTCGCCCTGGCCGGCGCGCTGCTGGCGATGGCCGCCACACCGCCGAAGCACGCGGTGCAGGCCTTCGCGCTGCTGGCGGTGCTGGTGGCCTTCCTCTCCGCCACGCAGGACGTGGTGATCGACGCCTACGGCACCGACCTGCTGCCCGGTGCCGAGCGCGGCATGGGCTCGTCGCTGAAGGTGCTGGGCTACCGGCTGGCGATGATCCTCTCCGGCGGCGTCGCGCTGATCTGGACCGACCCGGCCAACGCGCTGGTGGGTGCCGCTGCCGGCGCAGGCGCTGCCTGGAGCTGGCCGCAGGTCTACCGCCTGATGGCCCTCATCATGCTCGGCGCCGCCGCGCTGAGTGCGGTCGCGCTGCCACGCCTGCCTGAGCCGCCGCCCAGCGATGGCGTGGCCCGCCAGGACGTGATCGGCTTCGCGGCCGTGGTGGCCGCGGTGGCGGTGGGCTACCTCGTCACCGACCGCGCCTTCGGCCCCGCGGCCAGCGCCCTGTTGGGCCCGCTGCTGGAAGGCACGGCGCTGACGCCGCTGCTGCGCCAGCGCTGGACGGACCTGCTGGCGTTGCTGGCCGGCATCGCCTTCACTCTGCCGCTGGCAGCCTGGGCGGCACGCCGGGCGCGCTTTGCGACCCTGCTCAGCGGGCTGGCGAACTACTTTGCCCAGCCGGGTGCCTGGGCCTTTCTGGCCTTCGTGGTGCTCTACAAGCTGGGCGACGCCTTTGCCGGCTCGCTGATGACGCCCTTCCTGCTCAAGAGCATGGCCTACGGCTCGGCCGAGGTGGGCGTGGTCAACAAGGTCATCGGCCTGTGGCTGACCATCGGCGGCGCGCTGCTGGGCGGGGCGCTGATGCTGCGCCTGGGGCTGTGGCGCGCGTTGTTCCTGTTCGGCCTGCTGCAGGCGGCCAGCAACCTGGGCTTCTGGTGGCTGGCGGTCAACGGACGTGGCGTGCTGCCGGGGCTGACCGTGCCGGCCTTCGACTGGGGCGTCCTGCACCTGGCGCAGCCCACGGCGGTGGATGGCGGCCTGCTGATGGTGATCGCCTTCGAGAACCTCAGTGGCGGCATGGGCACCGCCGCCTTCGTCGCCTTCCTGATGAGCCTGACCAGCCAGCGCTTCAGCGCCACGCAGTACGCGCTGCTGAGCGCCTTCGCGTCGGTCGGGCGGGTCTGGGTGGGGCCGCTGGCGGGCGTGCTGGCCGAGTCGATCGGCTGGCCGACCTTCTTCCTCGTCTCCACCGCCGCCGCGCTGCCGGCGCTGGCGATGATCTGGCGGCTGCGCGCGACGGTGCAGGCGCTGGAGCCGGATGCGGCACGTGCCTGA
- a CDS encoding flavin reductase family protein, whose protein sequence is MQPSPIRAAESPFTRQEFRQALGLFATGVTIVTARAADGSPVGLTVNSFNSVSLAPPLVLWSLSLAAGSLPAFEAGSHYAIHILAAEQRELAERFAARSVDRFAGLDWSEGAGGIPLIDGAAAVLECHNRSRYEEGDHVIFVGEVEQCRWRADASPLIFHGGRFYTELPLAP, encoded by the coding sequence ATGCAACCGAGCCCGATCCGCGCCGCCGAGTCGCCCTTCACCCGCCAGGAGTTCCGCCAGGCGCTGGGCCTCTTCGCCACCGGCGTGACCATCGTCACCGCCCGGGCGGCGGATGGCAGCCCCGTCGGGCTGACGGTGAACTCCTTCAACTCCGTCTCGCTGGCGCCGCCGCTGGTGCTGTGGAGCCTGTCGCTGGCGGCCGGCTCGCTGCCCGCCTTCGAGGCGGGCTCGCACTACGCCATCCACATCCTGGCGGCCGAGCAGCGGGAGCTGGCCGAGCGCTTCGCTGCCCGCTCGGTGGACCGCTTTGCCGGGCTGGACTGGAGCGAGGGGGCCGGCGGCATCCCGCTGATCGACGGTGCCGCCGCGGTGCTGGAGTGCCACAACCGCAGCCGCTACGAGGAAGGCGACCACGTCATCTTTGTCGGCGAGGTGGAGCAGTGCCGCTGGCGCGCCGACGCCTCGCCGCTGATCTTCCACGGCGGGCGCTTCTACACGGAGCTGCCGCTGGCGCCCTGA
- the trxC gene encoding thioredoxin TrxC translates to MHIACPQCQAVNRLPEERRHDEPTCGRCGAALLDGHPVELSDASFEAVIGKSDLPVLVDFWAPWCGPCRQMAPQFAQAAQSLRGEVLFAKVNSDDHQRSAGRFGIRSIPTMVLFQGGREVARQSGAMGAAQIGQWVAQALQRA, encoded by the coding sequence ATGCACATCGCCTGCCCCCAATGCCAAGCCGTCAACCGCCTCCCTGAGGAGCGCCGCCATGACGAGCCGACCTGCGGCCGCTGCGGCGCCGCCCTGCTCGATGGTCACCCGGTCGAGCTGAGCGACGCCAGCTTCGAGGCCGTCATCGGCAAGTCCGACCTGCCAGTGCTGGTGGATTTCTGGGCGCCCTGGTGCGGCCCCTGCCGGCAGATGGCACCGCAGTTCGCCCAGGCGGCGCAGTCGCTGCGCGGCGAGGTGCTCTTCGCCAAGGTCAACAGCGACGACCACCAACGCAGCGCGGGGCGCTTCGGCATCCGCTCGATCCCGACGATGGTGCTGTTCCAGGGCGGGCGGGAGGTGGCGCGCCAGAGCGGCGCGATGGGCGCAGCGCAGATCGGCCAGTGGGTCGCTCAGGCACTCCAGCGCGCCTGA
- a CDS encoding acetoacetate--CoA ligase: MPLSETRITPRITLYQRWLAEQRGLSFATYDELWQWSVTDLDGFWGSLWDYFDLRSPTPHEAVLADERMPGAGWFPGAQVNYVQQVFRHVDASYGAGHPAIVFRNEWMHEDHCSLDLSWRELKREVASLAVSLRRKGVQRGDRVAAYLPNTPQTVVAFLACASIGAVWSLCSPEMGPVAVLDRFRQIEPKVLIACDGSSYGGRDHDRRPVLAELLDGLPSVTDFILWPYLLREADADDFATPTRRAHDLRALLAGDPRDFEPEWLPFDHPLWIVYSSGTTGLPKPIVHSHGGIMLEALKLLVLHNNLGPTVETGDRFHWSTSTAWVMWNCQVNALLGGTTICLYDGSPTGRSEVPDWGTLWRFAAETGTTMFGAGAAFYANCLKAGVEPQRVADLSALRAVGSTGSPLSEECYDWLWRSLPKVEGRDIWVNPISGGTDFAGAFIAGLPTLPMVRGEMQCRCLGAAVESWSEPDAQGRGHALINEVGELVCTRPMPSMPLQFWNDPGERRYRESYFETYPGGRDDGSLAGPVWRHGDWIRIVPHPESGASGAVIYGRSDATINRFGVRMGTAEIYRAIEALPQVVDSLVVDLEYLGRPSWMGAFVVLREGLQLDGELSEAIRTAIRSALSPRYVPDEVIQVPAIPRTLSGKKMELPVKKLLQGAHPDEVLKRDAMANAASVDWFVDFAARRQAANP; the protein is encoded by the coding sequence ATGCCCCTGTCCGAAACCCGGATCACCCCCCGGATCACGCTCTACCAGCGCTGGCTGGCCGAACAGCGCGGCCTGAGCTTCGCCACCTACGACGAGCTCTGGCAGTGGTCGGTCACGGACCTGGACGGTTTCTGGGGCTCGCTCTGGGACTACTTCGACCTGCGTTCGCCCACCCCGCACGAGGCCGTGCTGGCCGACGAGCGCATGCCCGGCGCGGGCTGGTTCCCCGGCGCCCAGGTCAACTACGTGCAGCAGGTGTTCCGCCACGTCGATGCGTCCTATGGCGCCGGCCACCCAGCCATCGTCTTCCGCAACGAGTGGATGCACGAGGACCACTGCAGCCTCGACCTGAGCTGGCGCGAGCTGAAACGCGAGGTGGCCTCGCTGGCGGTGTCGCTGCGGCGCAAGGGCGTGCAGCGCGGTGACCGCGTCGCCGCCTACCTGCCCAACACGCCGCAGACGGTGGTGGCCTTCCTGGCCTGCGCCAGCATCGGCGCGGTCTGGTCGCTGTGCTCGCCGGAGATGGGCCCGGTGGCGGTGCTGGACCGCTTCCGCCAGATCGAGCCCAAGGTGCTGATCGCCTGCGACGGCAGCAGCTACGGCGGGCGCGACCATGACCGCCGCCCCGTGCTGGCCGAACTGCTGGACGGTCTGCCCAGCGTCACCGACTTCATCCTCTGGCCCTACCTGCTGCGCGAGGCCGATGCGGACGATTTCGCCACCCCGACGCGGCGCGCCCACGACCTGCGCGCCCTGCTGGCGGGCGACCCGCGCGACTTCGAGCCCGAGTGGCTGCCCTTCGACCACCCGCTGTGGATCGTCTACTCCAGCGGCACCACCGGACTGCCCAAGCCCATCGTGCACAGCCACGGCGGCATCATGCTGGAGGCGCTCAAGCTGCTGGTGCTGCACAACAACCTGGGGCCGACGGTGGAAACCGGCGACCGCTTCCACTGGTCCACCTCCACCGCCTGGGTGATGTGGAACTGCCAGGTCAACGCCCTGCTGGGCGGCACCACGATCTGCCTCTATGACGGCAGCCCCACCGGCCGCAGCGAGGTGCCGGACTGGGGCACGCTGTGGCGCTTCGCCGCCGAGACCGGCACGACGATGTTCGGCGCTGGCGCGGCCTTCTACGCCAACTGCCTGAAGGCCGGCGTGGAGCCGCAGCGCGTGGCCGACCTGTCCGCGCTGCGGGCGGTGGGCTCCACCGGCTCGCCGCTGTCCGAGGAGTGCTACGACTGGCTCTGGCGCAGCCTGCCCAAGGTGGAGGGGCGCGACATCTGGGTCAACCCGATCTCCGGTGGCACCGACTTCGCCGGTGCCTTCATCGCCGGCCTGCCGACCCTGCCAATGGTGCGCGGCGAGATGCAGTGCCGCTGCCTGGGTGCCGCGGTGGAATCCTGGAGCGAGCCGGACGCGCAGGGCCGTGGCCACGCACTCATCAACGAGGTGGGCGAGCTGGTCTGCACCCGGCCGATGCCCTCGATGCCGCTGCAGTTCTGGAACGACCCGGGCGAGCGCCGCTACCGCGAGAGCTACTTCGAGACCTACCCGGGCGGGCGCGACGACGGCAGCCTGGCCGGCCCGGTCTGGCGCCACGGCGACTGGATCCGCATCGTGCCGCACCCCGAGTCCGGCGCCAGCGGCGCGGTGATCTACGGCCGCAGCGATGCCACCATCAACCGCTTCGGCGTGCGCATGGGCACCGCCGAGATCTACCGGGCCATCGAGGCCCTGCCCCAGGTGGTCGACAGCCTGGTGGTCGACCTGGAGTACCTCGGGCGGCCGAGCTGGATGGGCGCCTTCGTGGTGCTGCGCGAGGGCCTGCAGCTCGACGGCGAACTGAGCGAGGCGATCCGCACCGCCATCCGCAGCGCCCTGTCGCCGCGCTACGTGCCCGACGAGGTGATCCAGGTGCCGGCGATCCCGCGCACCCTGTCGGGCAAGAAGATGGAGCTGCCGGTCAAGAAGCTGCTGCAGGGCGCGCACCCCGACGAGGTGCTCAAGCGCGACGCCATGGCCAACGCCGCCAGCGTCGACTGGTTCGTCGACTTCGCGGCCCGGCGCCAGGCCGCCAACCCCTGA
- a CDS encoding ABC transporter substrate-binding protein encodes MHDALSRRDWLNRQLAGGTGLLGALAWPGTGTAAALHPSGQREHVLRYAFPTAETGFDPAQISDIYSRTVTANLFEALYEYDHLARPFLLRPCLAEAMPEMADGHTRYTIRLRRGVHFQDDAAFAATGGKGREVTAEDWIYTFKRLYDPALKSPSQPNFEELGIIGLRELRDAAIRDKRALDPDAPVPGLVALDRYTLQFRLREPRPRFIYSMAAPDIWGVMAREVVERYGDKIMEHPVGTGPFRLASWRRSSQIVLERNPTYREVVYDARPAPDDAEGQALLARLKGRRLPLLERIDIAIIEESQPRWLAFLAGEQDLLQIVPPEFIAQAIPGGQLAPHLAKRGIEARRVPAADVYYQVFNMEHPVVGGLAPERVALRRAIALGYDIDREIALVRRGEAIAAQGMTVPGTFGYDATLRTPATGHDLSRARALLDLYGWRDRDGDGWREQPDGQPFTLEMLSQSDQTTRAMDELLKKTLDALGIRLELKIGQWAENLKAARTGRFMMWRVGSSASTPDGQSALERAYGGSIGKANLSRMKLPAFDALYERLQGLPDGPERQALFREANKLAVAYMPYRMTVHRILCDLAQPGVVGYRRPVCWLDWWKHVDVSRSA; translated from the coding sequence ATGCACGACGCCCTGTCTCGCCGTGATTGGCTGAACCGCCAGCTGGCCGGGGGCACCGGCCTGCTGGGCGCGCTGGCCTGGCCCGGGACTGGCACTGCCGCGGCACTGCACCCGAGTGGCCAGCGCGAGCACGTGCTGCGCTACGCCTTCCCGACCGCCGAGACGGGGTTCGATCCGGCGCAGATCTCAGACATCTACTCGCGCACCGTCACCGCCAACCTGTTCGAGGCGCTCTACGAGTACGACCACCTGGCGCGGCCCTTCCTGCTGCGCCCCTGCCTGGCCGAGGCGATGCCGGAGATGGCCGACGGCCACACCCGCTACACCATCCGGCTGCGGCGCGGGGTGCACTTCCAGGACGATGCGGCCTTCGCCGCCACGGGCGGCAAGGGCCGGGAGGTGACCGCCGAGGACTGGATCTACACCTTCAAGCGCCTGTACGACCCGGCGCTGAAGAGCCCCAGCCAGCCCAACTTCGAGGAGCTGGGCATCATCGGCCTGCGCGAACTGCGCGATGCCGCGATCCGGGACAAGCGCGCCCTCGACCCTGACGCGCCGGTGCCCGGCCTGGTGGCGCTGGACCGCTACACGCTGCAATTCCGCCTGCGCGAGCCGCGCCCGCGCTTCATCTACTCGATGGCCGCGCCCGACATCTGGGGCGTGATGGCGCGCGAGGTGGTGGAGCGCTATGGCGACAAGATCATGGAGCACCCGGTGGGCACCGGGCCGTTCCGGCTGGCGAGCTGGCGGCGCAGCTCGCAGATCGTGCTGGAGCGCAACCCGACCTACCGCGAGGTGGTCTACGACGCCCGCCCCGCGCCCGACGATGCCGAGGGCCAGGCCCTGCTGGCCAGGCTCAAGGGCCGGCGCCTGCCGCTGCTGGAGCGCATCGACATCGCGATCATCGAGGAGTCGCAGCCACGCTGGCTGGCCTTCCTGGCCGGCGAGCAGGACCTGCTGCAGATCGTGCCGCCGGAGTTCATCGCCCAGGCGATCCCCGGCGGCCAGCTGGCGCCGCACCTGGCCAAGCGTGGCATTGAGGCCCGCCGCGTGCCGGCGGCGGACGTGTACTACCAGGTCTTCAACATGGAGCACCCGGTGGTCGGCGGCCTGGCGCCCGAGCGCGTGGCGCTGCGCCGCGCGATCGCGCTGGGCTACGACATCGACCGCGAGATCGCCCTGGTGCGCCGCGGCGAGGCCATCGCCGCCCAGGGCATGACGGTGCCGGGCACCTTCGGCTACGACGCCACGCTACGCACCCCCGCGACCGGGCACGACCTGAGCCGAGCGCGCGCCCTGCTCGACCTCTACGGCTGGCGCGACCGCGATGGCGATGGTTGGCGCGAGCAGCCCGACGGCCAACCCTTCACGCTGGAGATGCTCAGCCAGTCCGACCAGACCACCCGCGCGATGGACGAGCTGCTCAAGAAGACCCTGGACGCCCTGGGCATCCGGCTGGAGCTGAAGATCGGCCAGTGGGCCGAGAACCTCAAGGCCGCGCGCACGGGGCGCTTCATGATGTGGCGGGTGGGCTCCAGCGCCAGCACGCCCGATGGCCAGAGCGCGCTGGAGCGCGCTTACGGCGGCTCGATCGGCAAGGCCAACCTCTCGCGCATGAAGCTGCCGGCCTTCGACGCGCTCTACGAACGCCTGCAGGGTCTGCCCGACGGCCCCGAGCGGCAGGCCCTGTTCCGCGAGGCCAACAAGCTGGCAGTCGCCTACATGCCCTACCGCATGACGGTGCACCGCATCCTCTGCGACCTGGCGCAGCCCGGCGTGGTCGGCTACCGCCGCCCGGTGTGCTGGCTGGACTGGTGGAAGCATGTCGACGTGAGCCGCAGCGCCTGA
- a CDS encoding ABC transporter substrate-binding protein has protein sequence MLKFSLVRRGLAGCGGAIVLACTSLGAWAANAPAPASAAASSPAPAPASATAPPAKLLRYSFPVAETGFDPAQVSDTYSRIVTAGIFEAPLTYDYLARPFQLKPLTAQALPEISADFTEFTFRIRPGIYFADDPAFQGQRRELTAQDYVYALKRHYDPVTKSPNLYLLENAKVLGLSELRKQALAEKKPFPYDVEVEGLRALDRYTFRVKLAEPSPRLHHVVFNDGSAFGAIAREVVEFYGDRIMAHPVGTGPFRLAEWRRSSLIALERNPGFRELRYDEQAPANDPEGQAVARRLAGQRLPMVDRVEISIIEEDQPRWLAFLNGESDVMDRLPNTYAGLAIPNNRLAPYLQQRGVQMFRAFLGDVTLATLYNMEHPVVGGYTPEKVALRRAMNLAYNGPQELVLVRRNQAVRAEGPIPPINYGHDPALRSEMSEYSPAKARALLDLYGYRDRDGDGWRETPDGQPLELELATQSDQASRQLAEIWQKSSKAIGIRMRFKIAQWPENLKSSRTGKLMMWGVAWLAGSPDGDTFLALGYGPNKGAANHARFNLPAFNELYIRQNKLPDGPERFALMQQAVKLMVAYAPYKMSSWRIATDLMHPWVIGYRRNPFQREFYKYVDIDHARRPVSP, from the coding sequence ATGCTCAAGTTCAGCCTTGTGCGCCGTGGCCTGGCCGGCTGCGGCGGCGCCATCGTCCTCGCCTGCACCAGCCTGGGTGCCTGGGCTGCCAACGCGCCCGCACCCGCGTCCGCTGCGGCATCTTCACCCGCACCCGCACCCGCTTCAGCCACCGCACCGCCGGCCAAGCTGCTGCGCTACTCCTTTCCGGTGGCCGAAACCGGCTTCGATCCGGCGCAGGTGTCAGACACCTACTCGCGCATCGTCACGGCCGGCATCTTCGAGGCGCCGCTGACCTACGACTACCTGGCGCGCCCCTTCCAGCTCAAGCCGCTGACGGCGCAGGCGCTGCCGGAGATCTCGGCCGACTTCACCGAGTTCACCTTCCGCATTCGCCCCGGCATCTACTTTGCCGACGACCCGGCCTTCCAGGGACAGCGGCGCGAGCTGACCGCGCAGGACTACGTCTATGCCCTGAAGCGCCACTACGACCCGGTCACCAAGAGCCCCAACCTCTACCTGCTGGAAAACGCCAAGGTGCTCGGCCTGTCCGAACTGCGCAAGCAGGCCCTGGCCGAGAAGAAGCCCTTTCCCTACGACGTGGAGGTGGAGGGCCTGCGGGCGCTGGACCGCTACACCTTCCGCGTCAAGCTGGCCGAGCCCTCGCCGCGGCTGCACCACGTGGTGTTCAACGACGGCTCGGCCTTCGGCGCCATCGCCCGCGAGGTGGTGGAGTTCTATGGCGACCGGATCATGGCCCACCCGGTGGGCACCGGGCCGTTCCGGCTGGCCGAGTGGCGGCGCAGCTCGCTGATCGCGCTGGAGCGCAACCCCGGCTTCCGCGAGCTGCGCTACGACGAGCAGGCCCCCGCCAACGATCCAGAAGGCCAGGCCGTGGCCCGGCGCCTGGCCGGCCAGCGCCTGCCGATGGTGGACCGCGTCGAAATTTCGATCATCGAGGAGGACCAGCCGCGCTGGCTGGCCTTCCTGAACGGCGAGTCCGACGTGATGGACCGCCTGCCCAACACCTACGCCGGCCTGGCGATCCCGAACAACCGGCTCGCGCCCTACCTGCAGCAGCGCGGGGTGCAGATGTTCCGCGCCTTCCTGGGCGACGTGACGCTGGCCACGCTCTACAACATGGAGCACCCGGTGGTCGGCGGCTACACGCCCGAGAAGGTGGCGCTGCGCCGGGCGATGAACCTGGCCTACAACGGCCCGCAGGAGCTGGTGCTGGTGCGGCGCAACCAGGCGGTGCGCGCCGAAGGCCCCATCCCGCCGATCAACTACGGCCACGACCCGGCGCTGCGCAGCGAGATGAGCGAGTACAGCCCCGCCAAGGCGCGCGCGCTGCTCGACCTCTACGGCTACCGGGACCGCGACGGCGACGGCTGGCGCGAGACCCCGGACGGCCAGCCGCTGGAGCTGGAGCTGGCCACGCAGTCCGACCAGGCCTCGCGCCAGCTGGCCGAGATCTGGCAGAAGAGCAGCAAGGCCATCGGCATCCGCATGCGCTTCAAGATCGCGCAGTGGCCGGAGAACCTGAAGAGCTCACGCACCGGCAAGTTGATGATGTGGGGTGTGGCCTGGCTGGCCGGCAGCCCGGACGGCGACACCTTCCTGGCGCTGGGCTACGGCCCCAACAAGGGCGCCGCCAACCACGCGCGCTTCAACCTGCCGGCCTTCAACGAGTTGTACATCCGCCAGAACAAGCTGCCCGACGGCCCCGAGCGCTTCGCCCTGATGCAGCAGGCGGTCAAGCTGATGGTGGCCTACGCGCCGTACAAGATGAGCAGCTGGCGCATCGCCACCGACCTGATGCACCCCTGGGTGATCGGCTACCGGCGCAACCCCTTCCAGCGCGAGTTCTACAAGTACGTGGACATCGACCATGCACGACGCCCTGTCTCGCCGTGA
- the pyrF gene encoding orotidine-5'-phosphate decarboxylase gives MNFTDQLLRAQARHDSFLCVGLDPEPAKFPSHWAGDASKIFDFCARIVDATKDLVCAFKPQIAYFAAHRAEAQLEELMAYMRRTAPQVPVILDAKRGDIGATAEQYAKEAFERYQADAVTLSPFMGFDSIEPYLRWPGKGAILLCRTSNPGGDDWQMQRLADVPGQPRLFEHLAALAQTTWNTNGQLALVVGATYPGEIAKVRELAPTLPLLIPGVGAQGGDAEATVRAGLRRAADGTVTGTIVVNSSRAVLYASQGTDFAEAARRVALATRDQLNAAAR, from the coding sequence ATGAACTTCACCGACCAGCTGCTGCGCGCCCAGGCGCGCCACGACTCCTTCCTCTGCGTCGGGCTCGACCCCGAGCCGGCGAAGTTCCCGAGCCACTGGGCCGGTGACGCGTCGAAGATCTTCGACTTCTGCGCCCGCATCGTCGACGCCACCAAGGACCTGGTCTGCGCCTTCAAGCCGCAGATCGCCTACTTCGCGGCACACCGGGCGGAGGCGCAGCTCGAAGAGCTGATGGCCTACATGCGCCGCACCGCGCCGCAGGTGCCGGTGATCCTGGACGCCAAGCGCGGCGACATCGGCGCCACCGCGGAGCAGTACGCCAAGGAGGCCTTCGAGCGCTACCAGGCCGACGCGGTGACGCTGTCGCCCTTCATGGGTTTTGACAGCATCGAGCCCTACCTGCGCTGGCCCGGCAAGGGCGCCATCCTGCTGTGCCGCACCTCCAACCCGGGCGGTGACGACTGGCAGATGCAGCGCCTGGCCGACGTGCCGGGGCAGCCGCGGCTGTTCGAGCACCTGGCGGCGCTGGCGCAGACGACCTGGAATACCAACGGCCAGCTCGCACTGGTGGTGGGCGCGACCTACCCGGGGGAGATCGCCAAGGTGCGCGAGCTGGCGCCGACGCTGCCGCTGCTGATCCCCGGCGTGGGCGCCCAGGGCGGCGATGCCGAGGCGACGGTGCGCGCCGGCCTGCGCCGCGCCGCCGACGGCACGGTGACCGGCACGATCGTGGTCAACAGCTCGCGGGCGGTGCTCTATGCCAGCCAGGGCACGGACTTTGCCGAGGCGGCACGGCGCGTCGCCCTGGCCACGCGCGACCAGCTGAACGCCGCGGCGCGCTGA
- the purB gene encoding adenylosuccinate lyase: MPYSALTALSPLDGRYAAKVAALRPLMSEYGLMHRRVQVEVEWFIALSDAGFDEFKPLSEASRGLLRGLVQRFSEADAQAIKDIEKTTNHDVKAVEYWLKSRFADQPELAAAGEFVHFACTSEDINNTSHALMLKGAREQVLLPTLDQIIAKLRELAQAFAAVPMLSRTHGQTASPTTVGKEIANVVARLQAGRARIAEVKLLAKMNGAVGNYNAHLSAWPEHDWEAFSRAVIENQLGLTFNPYTIQIEPHDYMAELFDAVTRVDTILIDFSRDVWGYISLGYFKQKTKAGEVGSSTMPHKVNPIDFENAEGNFGLASALLTHLSQKLPISRWQRDLTDSTVLRNMGVALGYAQLGFDSLLRGLGKLELNEAALANDLDDAWEVLAEPIQTVMRRFGLPEPYEQLKAFTRGQPMTRALMQGFIADLALPQAEKDRLLAMTPGSYTGKAAELARRI, from the coding sequence ATGCCCTACTCCGCCCTGACCGCCCTCTCGCCGCTGGACGGCCGCTACGCCGCCAAGGTCGCTGCGCTGCGCCCGCTGATGTCCGAGTACGGGCTGATGCACCGCCGCGTGCAGGTGGAGGTGGAGTGGTTCATCGCCCTGTCGGATGCCGGCTTCGACGAATTCAAGCCCCTGTCCGAGGCCTCGCGCGGGCTGCTGCGCGGCCTGGTGCAGCGCTTCTCTGAAGCCGACGCGCAGGCCATCAAGGACATCGAGAAGACCACCAACCATGACGTCAAGGCGGTCGAGTACTGGCTGAAGAGCCGCTTCGCCGACCAGCCGGAATTGGCCGCGGCCGGCGAGTTCGTGCACTTCGCCTGCACCAGCGAGGACATCAACAACACCAGCCACGCGCTGATGCTCAAGGGCGCGCGCGAGCAGGTGCTGCTGCCCACGCTGGACCAGATCATCGCCAAGCTGCGCGAGCTGGCCCAGGCCTTCGCCGCGGTGCCGATGCTCAGCCGCACCCACGGCCAGACCGCCAGCCCCACCACGGTGGGCAAGGAGATCGCCAACGTGGTGGCCCGCCTGCAGGCCGGGCGCGCGCGCATCGCCGAGGTCAAGCTGCTGGCCAAGATGAACGGCGCGGTGGGCAACTACAACGCCCACCTGTCGGCCTGGCCGGAGCATGACTGGGAGGCCTTCAGCCGCGCGGTGATCGAGAACCAGCTGGGGCTGACCTTCAACCCCTACACCATCCAGATCGAGCCGCACGACTACATGGCCGAGCTGTTCGACGCGGTTACGCGGGTCGACACCATCCTGATCGACTTCAGCCGCGACGTCTGGGGCTACATCAGCCTGGGCTACTTCAAGCAGAAGACCAAGGCCGGCGAGGTGGGCTCCTCGACGATGCCGCACAAGGTCAACCCGATCGACTTCGAGAACGCCGAGGGCAACTTCGGCCTGGCCAGCGCGCTGCTGACCCACCTGAGCCAGAAGCTGCCGATCAGCCGCTGGCAGCGCGACCTGACCGACAGCACCGTGCTGCGCAACATGGGCGTGGCACTGGGCTACGCCCAGCTCGGCTTTGACAGCCTGCTGCGCGGCCTGGGCAAGCTCGAACTCAACGAAGCCGCCCTGGCCAACGACCTCGACGACGCCTGGGAAGTGCTGGCCGAGCCCATCCAGACCGTGATGCGCCGCTTCGGCCTGCCCGAACCCTACGAACAGCTCAAGGCCTTCACCCGCGGCCAGCCCATGACCCGCGCGCTGATGCAGGGCTTCATCGCCGACCTGGCACTGCCCCAGGCCGAGAAGGACCGCCTGCTCGCCATGACACCGGGCAGCTACACCGGCAAGGCAGCCGAGCTGGCACGGCGGATCTGA